Proteins encoded within one genomic window of Glycine soja cultivar W05 chromosome 1, ASM419377v2, whole genome shotgun sequence:
- the LOC114395504 gene encoding mitogen-activated protein kinase kinase kinase 5-like has product MESRKKWLVFKNSDVWVCVYSVFARQETRSAGVVAEQERSEGDKFWLSVPPRSAPTSPLGSPSNKNDDDLVPYYYVSPKGNQFWSAPEMPTFDSSHPPPAFFDLSALHTDNIPSPHQSPTRLSSLSIPPKLSLDTSIARRETTAPLAVHPLPLPPWAGPGPPLLSPSSTFSPPVAKTESLPMKNQWQKGKLLGRGTFGTVYVATNRKTGALCAMKEAEIFSDDPKSAECIKQLEQEIKVLSHLQHPNIVQYYGSEIVEDRFYIYLEYVHPGSMNKYVREHCGAITECVVRNFTRHILSGLAYLHSKKTIHRDIKGANLLVDSAGVVKLADFGMAKHLTGHVADLSLKGSPYWMAPELFQAGVQKDNSSDLAFAVDIWSLGCTIIEMFTGKPPWSEYEGAAAMFKVMKDTPPIPETLSAEGKDFLRLCFIRNPAERPTASMLLQHRFLKNLQQPDVSSSMQLYNGTSLMDIHSPKELSENKLDQISIPSAHIAKGKLATERFFPGISIDAPASDKLVHCGVYSMRI; this is encoded by the exons ATGGAAAGTCGAAAAAAGTGGTTGGTCTTTAAGAATTCTGATGTCTGGGTTTGTGTGTACAGTGTTTTTGCGAGGCAAGAAACAAGGTCAGCAGGGGTGGTGGCTGAGCAAGAGAGGAGTGAAGGAGATAAGTTTTGGTTGAGCGTCCCTCCAAGAAGTGCTCCAACGAGTCCTTTGGGCAGTCCCAGCAACAAAAACGATGATGATTTGGTTCCATACTATTACGTCTCACCCAAAGGAAACCAGTTCTGGTCTGCACCAGAGATGCCCACATTTGACTCTTCCCACCCACCTCCTGCCTTCTTTGATTTATCCGCATTACACACCGATAACATTCCTTCTCCCCACCAAAGCCCAACTAGGCTTTCTTCCTTATCCATTCCTCCCAAGTTATCCCTTGACACCTCTATAGCACGTCGTGAAACCACTGCTCCTCTCGCTGTTCACCCCTTACCCTTGCCTCCTTGGGCTGGGCCTGGGCCCCCCTTGCTTTCACCATCTTCTACCTTTTCCCCACCTGTGGCTAAGACTGAATCCTTGCCCATGAAAAACCAGTGGCAAAAAGGAAAACTTCTTGGTCGTGGTACTTTTGGAACTGTTTATGTTGCCACCAACAG AAAAACTGGAGCATTGTGTGCAATGAAGGAAGCAGAAATATTTTCTGATGATCCAAAGTCTGCAGAGTGCATAAAGCAGTTAGAGCAG GAAATTAAAGTTCTTAGCCATCTGCAACATCCAAACATCGTGCAGTATTATGGTAGCGAAATA GTAGAAGACaggttttatatttatttggaaTATGTCCATCCCGGTTCAATGAATAAATACGTTCGTGAACATTGTGGTGCAATAACAGAATGTGTTGTTCGGAATTTCACGCGCCACATTCTTTCGGGCTTGGCTTACTTGCATAGCAAAAAAACAATTCATAG GGACATCAAAGGAGCTAACTTGCTTGTTGATTCTGCTGGTGTTGTTAAGCTTGCTGACTTTGGGATGGCCAAGCAC CTAACTGGACATGTTGCAGATCTTTCTTTAAAGGGAAGTCCATATTGGATGGCTCCAGAG CTTTTTCAAGCGGGTGTGCAAAAAGATAACAGCTCTGACCTAGCTTTTGCTGTTGATATTTGGAGTTTGGGTTGTACAATTATTGAAATGTTCACCGGGAAGCCTCCTTGGAGTGAGTACGAAGGA GCCGCAGCTATGTTTAAGGTAATGAAGGATACTCCTCCTATTCCAGAAACATTGTCGGCAGAGGGTAAAGATTTCCTGAGACTTTGCTTTATAAGAAATCCAGCAGAGCGACCAACTGCTTCAATGTTACTACAACATCGATTTCTGAAAAACTTGCAACAACCAGATGTTTCATCTTCCATGCAGCTGTATAATGGAACATCCTTGAtg GATATCCATAGTCCCAAAGAGTTGTCTGAAAATAAACTTGATCAAATTTCTATTCCCAGTGCACATATTGCTAAAGGAAAATTAGCCACTGAGAG GTTCTTTCCCGGGATCAGCATTGATGCCCCTGCAAGTGACAAGCTTGTTCACTGTGGAGTTTACAGCATGAGGATATAG
- the LOC114421487 gene encoding peroxidase 10-like — MEFKSNNMLLFVSIFWFVFLSPLVNCQLYYNFYDTTCPNLTGIVRDNVRSAMAKDARIAASLLRLHFHDCFVIGCDASVLLDDTGTLKGEKNALPNKNSLRGFEVIDTIKAALEKACPSTVSCADILTLAARETVYLSKGPFWYVPLGRRDGTTASESEANNLPSPFEPVENITAKFISKGLEKKDVAVLSGAHTLGFAQCFTFKPRLFDFGGSGKSDPSLDVSLLQNLVKLCPNQADSDTNLAPLDPVTTNTFDNMYYKNIVNNSGLLQSDQALLGDSTIASLVNVYSKWPIMFFRDFAVSMEKMSRIGVLTGSRGQIRTNCRAVN; from the exons ATGGAGTTTAAATCTAATAATATGcttctttttgtttcaatattttggTTTGTGTTCCTTAGTCCTTTAGTGAACTGTCAACTTTATTATAATTTCTATGACACAACATGTCCAAACCTGACCGGAATTGTTCGAGACAACGTGCGGTCAGCTATGGCCAAGGACGCAAGGATTGCTGCTTCTCTCCTGCGCCTTCATTTCCATGATTGTTTCGTCATT GGATGTGATGCTTCTGTGCTACTTGATGATACGGGCACTttaaagggggagaaaaatgcACTGCCTAATAAAAATTCACTCAGAGGATTTGAGGTCATTGACACAATCAAGGCTGCATTGGAGAAGGCTTGTCCCTCCACTGTTTCTTGTGCTGATATACTTACTCTAGCGGCAAGAGAAACTGTTTATCTA AGTAAAGGTCCATTTTGGTATGTGCCTCTGGGTCGTAGAGATGGTACAACAGCAAGTGAGAGCGAGGCAAATAACTTGCCATCACCCTTCGAACCAGTAGAAAACATTACCGCCAAGTTTATATCCAAGGGTCTTGAAAAGAAGGATGTGGCAGTACTCTCAG GTGCACACACTCTTGGCTTTGCTCAATGCTTCACGTTCAAGCCAAGGCTCTTCGACTTTGGTGGCTCTGGTAAATCCGATCCATCACTTGATGTTTCACTTCTACAAAATTTAGTGAAATTGTGTCCAAATCAAGCTGACTCTGACACCAATTTGGCTCCCTTGGATCCCGTCACCACCAACACATTTGACAACATGTATTACAAAAACATTGTGAACAATTCGGGGCTGCTTCAATCAGACCAGGCTCTTTTAGGTGACAGCACAATTGCTTCATTAGTCAACGTGTATAGCAAGTGGCCTATTATGTTCTTCAGAGACTTTGCGGTATCTATGGAGAAAATGAGCCGCATAGGTGTACTCACAGGATCACGGGGGCAAATAAGGACTAACTGTAGGGCTGTTAACTAG
- the LOC114395416 gene encoding putative protein TPRXL, protein MRWFPTPIFSHSHSHSNSPSSTSSSLSSSSSSSLSSSATLKSSPSTSSASDPTRKNSGSAWFFGSGKRSTWKHSKKLTHVAVLDSLVVPPLSRSSSTFDRSSTSCVQPQPLPLPRDADYRSPSPKDAADRPDAAVDVTLTPGFRMRR, encoded by the coding sequence ATGCGTTGGTTCCCCACCCCCATCTTCTcccattctcattctcattctaattcaccatcatcaacatcatcatcGTTGTCGTCGTCGTCATCATCATCCTTATCTTCTTCGGCGACTCTAAAGTCTTCCCCTTCTACGTCCTCCGCCTCCGACCCCACCAGGAAGAACAGCGGCTCGGCCTGGTTCTTCGGCAGCGGGAAAAGGTCGACGTGGAAGCACTCCAAGAAGCTAACCCACGTCGCCGTCTTAGACTCCCTTGTGGTGCCCCCCTTGTCTCGCTCCTCCAGCACCTTCGATCGTTCCTCCACCTCCTGCGTTCAGCCTCAGCCGTTGCCCTTGCCCAGAGACGCTGATTACCGTTCGCCCTCGCCTAAAGATGCCGCCGACAGACCTGACGCCGCCGTCGATGTCACCCTCACCCCTGGTTTTCGAATGCGCAGGTAA